The proteins below come from a single Lates calcarifer isolate ASB-BC8 linkage group LG11, TLL_Latcal_v3, whole genome shotgun sequence genomic window:
- the LOC108898686 gene encoding trafficking protein particle complex subunit 5: MDTRFTRGKSTILERPLTRPKTEVSVSAFALLFSEMVQYCQSRVYSVSELQTRLADMGQSVGASMLDVLVLREKNGKRETKVLNMLLFIKVNVWKSLFGKEADKLEQANDDDKTYYIIEKEPLINAYISVPKENSSLNCAAFTAGIVEAILTHSGFPAKVTAHWHKGTTLMIKFNESVIARDKALDGR, encoded by the exons ATGGACACACGGTTCACTCGAGGGAAATCCACCATCTTGGAGCGGCCCCTGACCCGACCCAAGACTGAAGTCAGCGTGAGCGCCTTTGCCCTCCTGTTCTCTGAGATGGTCCAGTACTGTCAGAGCCGTGTGTACTCTGTGTCCGAGCTGCAGACACGCCTGGCAGACATGGGCCAGAGTGTAGGGGCCAGCATGCTGGATGTGCTGGTGCTGAGAGAGAAGAACGGGAAGAGAGAGACCAAAGTGCTGAACATGCTGCTCTTCATCAAG gttAATGTGTGGAAGTCTTTATTTGGGAAAGAGGCTGACAAGCTGGAGCAGGCCAACGATGATGACAAGACTTATTACATCATAGAAAAGGAGCCACTTATCAACGCGTACATCTCTGTCCCCAAAGAGAACAGCAGCTTGAACTGCGCTGCCTTCACTGCTGGAATCGTGGAGGCCATCCTCACACACAGCGGCTTCCCTGCCAAGGTCACGGCCCACTGGCACAAAGGCACCACGCTCATGATAAAGTTTAACGAGTCCGTCATAGCCAGGGACAAGGCTTTGGATGGCAGATAA
- the pglyrp6 gene encoding LOW QUALITY PROTEIN: peptidoglycan recognition protein 6 (The sequence of the model RefSeq protein was modified relative to this genomic sequence to represent the inferred CDS: deleted 1 base in 1 codon), which produces MDKGYWKLTLALVVILASTYTEASFSHHMDDFIRAVKQVEDGDPEAEPVVVLRRLRRAAGLKDAFIQHYLGDANSGGPELEAGLSNYISKAVKHKVTADAREDGVVLTSDGTTVALRPLLLGIETGFLSQSSGRVRGLYQLTLAKDLSLSLRHGSPLPHRLGTDGCWDSLTSPQVFTLSDVPTLLTHSQVNGGMDGVILGMEVAAKTRHPLKLSSLLTEYYCHQLGNNGLDTAPRLISRRRRENFRGLVTPPVLARKVMKSVELERRLKGRSKMEVKEKKQLMAVVREGMKEFVHMYTDCPTIIPRCMWGAEPYRGTPTNLSLPLSFMYIHHTHTPSQPCLTFEQCSADMRSMQRFHQEDRGWDDIGYSFVAGSDGHIYEGRGWHWRGAHTLGHNSIGYGVSFIGDYATHLPSQHSMGLVRDQLASCAVGGGRLIANFTLHGHRQVVNTSCPGDTLYNEIKGWEHFREVKKKSA; this is translated from the exons ATGGATAAAGGCTACTGGAAACTGACCCTGGCCCTTGTTGTG ATCTTGGCCAGCACCTATACAGAAG CTTCATTTTCCCACCACATGGATGACTTCATCAGGGCGGTGAAGCAGGTGGAAGATGGTGACCCTGAGGCAGAGCCGGTTGTTGTACTGAGGAGGCTGCGTAGGGCAGCTGGTCTAAAGGATGCATTCATTCAGCACTACCTTGGTGATGCTAACTCTGGTGGTCCTGAATTGGAAGCCGGGCTCTCGAATTACATCAGCAAGGCTGTGAAACACAAGGTGACTGCTGACGCCAGAGAGGACGGTGTGGTTCTGACCTCTGATGGCACCACAGTTGCCCTCAGGCCACTCCTCCTGGGCATCGAGACTGGTTTCCTCTCCCAGTCCAGTGGGCGTGTTAGGGGCCTGTACCAGCTCACTCTGGCCAAAgacctcagtctctctctcagacacgGTTCTCCTCTCCCCCACCGTCTGGGAACTGACGGCTGCTGGGACAGTCTAACCTCTCCTCAAGTCTTCACCCTCTCGGACGTCCCAACGCTTCTCACCCACTCCCAAGTCAACGGAGGCATGGACGGTGTGATCCTAGGAATGGAGGTCGCTGCCAAAACCAGACATCCTCTCAAGCTCAGCAGTCTGCTGACAGAGTACTACTGCCACCAGCTGGGCAACAACGGACTGGACACCGCCCCACGTCTAATCAGTCGACGTCGCAGGGAGAACTTCAGGGGGCTGGTCACCCCTCCAGTGCTGGCCAGGAAGGTGATGAAGTCAGTAGAGCTGGAGCGGAGACTGAAGGGGCGATCAAAGatggaggtgaaggagaagaagCAGCTGATGGCCGTGGTGAGGGAGGGAATGAAAGAGTTTGTCCACATGTACACGG ATTGCCCAACCATAATACCTCGGTGTATGTGGGGTGCAGAACCATACAGAGGAACACCCACCAacctgtctctgcctctctccttcaTGTACATccaccacactcacacaccgaGCCAGCCCTGCCTGACCTTCGAGCAGTGCTCTGCAGACATGCGCTCCATGCAGCGCTTCCACCAGGAGGACAGAGGCTGGGATGACATAGGATACAG CTTTGTCGCAGGTTCTGATGGACACATCTACGAGGGCCGGGGCTGGCACTGGCGAGGAGCACACACCCTCGGACACAATTCCATAGGCTACGGCGTTTCCTTCATCGGAGACTACGCCACCCATCTGCCCTCCCAGCATTCCATGGGGCTGGTGAGAGATCAGCTGGCATCTTGCGCTGTCGGCGGTGGGCGACTGATTGCCAACTTCACCCTGCATGGGCACAGGCAGGTGGTGAACACTTCCTGCCCAGGAGACACTCTCTATAATGAGATCAAAGGCTGGGAACACTTCAGG GAGGTGAAGAAAAAATCTGCATGA